In Helianthus annuus cultivar XRQ/B chromosome 9, HanXRQr2.0-SUNRISE, whole genome shotgun sequence, the following are encoded in one genomic region:
- the LOC110876969 gene encoding putative F-box/LRR-repeat protein At3g28410, which translates to MRRNPVRKCSWERFLDSKHGILDPNDTISRMPETVLHQIISFLPYSDKQHVRFLSRKWRRLHAQNQNRLSLTGRRLSELELSKIMTDDFHSVEFLTLTKCSGIKNLKLTSFKLIDVNLNYCGSLKTLDLNTPLLETFHFRGIRPCRIDFGICKKLAVLKLAGVAMYNMDYSITFPLLLVLRLSSCDMSGCIDISSNSLKSLHLLRLKNPGDITIDAPNLKSFEYHGNTIIPFLNMHFPNLNKAMIALKPSRYKKRNEEWFNRLINMLKCLKNAKYLTIHTNSDKNIIVPKKFRETLVPPFGGNLDITVKTSSRSSNVVDLSDAMLWISPRLSSFYLESINWAFVLQLMRRDLLSGTHDNSCSFCSSYTSRCWRHSVTHYSLGHSMGLYINEMGSYLMENLEKVGRSAMLWELFE; encoded by the exons ATGAGACGAAATCCAGTCAGGAAGTGTTCTTGGGAAAGATTTTTAGACAGCAAACATGGGATACTTGATCCTAATGATACAATCTCCAGAATGCCAGAAACTGTACTTCACCAAATCATTTCTTTCCTTCCGTATTCAGATAAACAACATGTTCGCTTTTTGTCAAGAAAGTGGAGACGACTACATGCACAAAACCAAAATAGGCTCTCGCTAACTGGCCGCAGATTAAGTGAGCTGGAGTTGTCAAAGATTATGACTGATGATTTTCATTCAGTTGAATTTCTTACTCTTACTAAATGTTCAGGGATTAAAAATCTGAAACTCACGAGTTTCAAATTAATAGACGTTAACTTGAATTACTGCGGAAGCTTAAAGACTTTAGACCTCAACACACCACTCCTTGAAACTTTTCATTTTCGTGGAATCAGGCCATGCCGAATCGATTTTGGAATTTGCAAAAAACTGGCGGTTCTGAAATTAGCTGGGGTTGCTATGTACAACATGGACTACAGTATAACTTTTCCCCTTCTTCTAGTTCTCCGTCTTAGTAGCTGTGATATGAGTGGATGTATTGACATCTCAAGTAATTCTCTTAAGAGTTTACATTTGTTGAGATTAAAGAATCCAGGGGATATCACCATCGATGCCCCAAACCTAAAATCTTTTGAGTACCATGGCAATACCATCATCCCCTTTTTAAACATGCATTTCCCCAATCTTAACAAGGCTATGATTGCGCTAAAACCTAGCCGGTACAAAAAGCGTAATGAAGAGTGGTTCAACAGATTGATTAATATGCTGAAATGTCTGAAGAATGCCAAATATTTAACGATTCATACTAATTCTGACAAG AATATCATAGTACCAAAAAAGTTTAGAGAAACACTCGTTCCTCCATTTGGTGGAAACCTTGATATCACTGTAAAGACAAGTTCCAGATCAAGCAATGTTGTTGATCTTTCTGATGCAATGCTTTGGATTTCTCCAAGGCTTAGCAGTTTCTACCTTGAATCAATCAACTGGGCGTTTGTTCTGCAG CTGATGCGTCGGGATTTATTATCGGGCACACATGATAACTCATGCAGTTTCTGCAGCTCATATACTTCAAGATGTTGGCGTCATTCAGTGACGCATTACTCATTGGGCCATTCTATGGGATTGTACATTAATGAAATGGGGTCATATCTCATGGAAAATCTGGAGAAGGTTGGACGCAGTGCAATGCTGTGGGAATTATTTGAATAG